From the genome of Streptomyces sp. NBC_01317, one region includes:
- the acnA gene encoding aconitate hydratase AcnA: MSANSFDARSTLRVGDESYEIFKLDKVEGSERLPYSLKVLLENLLRTEDGANITADHIRSVGAWDSQAQPSQEIQFTPARVIMQDFTGVPCVVDLATMREAVKELGGDPAKINPLAPAELVIDHSVIADKFGTPDSFAQNVELEYGRNKERYQFLRWGQTAFDEFKVVPPGTGIVHQVNIEHLARTVMVRGGQAYPDTLVGTDSHTTMVNGLGVLGWGVGGIEAEAAMLGQPVSMLIPRVVGFKLTGELTPGTTATDLVLTITEMLRKHGVVGKFVEFYGEGVAATSLANRATIGNMSPEFGSTAAIFPIDDETIKYLKLTGRSDQQVALVEAYAKEQGLWLDPAAEPDFSERLELDLSTVVPSIAGPKRPQDRIVLADAKAQFAHDVKNYVTDDEEAGKESFPASDSPASSNGVPTKPTLVTTPDGSTYEIDHGAVTVAAITSCTNTSNPYVMVAAALVAKKAVEKGLTRKPWVKTTLAPGSKVVTDYFDKAGLTPYLDKLGFNLVGYGCTTCIGNSGPLDEEISKAVNEADLAVAAVLSGNRNFEGRINPDVKMNYLASPPLVVAYAIAGSMKVDITRDAIGTDQDGKPVHLEDIWPTEAEVNEVVASAIGQDMFTDSYKDVFAGDAQWKALSIPTGNTFEWDPQSTYVRKPPYFDGMTMETTPVADIAGARVLAKLGDSVTTDHISPAGAIKADTPAGKYLTEHSVERRDFNSYGSRRGNHEVMIRGTFANIRLRNQIAPGTEGGYTRDFTAEGGPVSFIYDASQNYQAAGVPLVVLAGKEYGSGSSRDWAAKGTALLGVKAVIAESYERIHRSNLIGMGVLPLQYPEGASAVTLGLTGEETFSFTGVTELNNGTTPRTVKVTTDTGVEFDAVVRIDTPGEADYYRNGGIMQYVLRSLIRK; encoded by the coding sequence GTGTCGGCGAACAGCTTCGACGCCCGCAGCACGCTGCGCGTGGGTGACGAGTCGTACGAGATCTTCAAGCTGGACAAGGTCGAGGGCTCCGAGCGCCTCCCGTACAGCCTGAAGGTGCTGCTGGAGAACCTGCTCCGCACCGAGGACGGCGCGAACATCACCGCCGACCACATCCGCTCCGTCGGGGCCTGGGACTCCCAGGCCCAGCCGAGCCAGGAGATCCAGTTCACGCCGGCCCGCGTGATCATGCAGGACTTCACCGGGGTGCCCTGTGTGGTCGACCTCGCCACCATGCGTGAGGCCGTCAAGGAGCTGGGCGGTGACCCGGCGAAGATCAACCCGCTGGCCCCGGCCGAGCTGGTCATCGACCACTCCGTGATCGCCGACAAGTTCGGTACGCCGGACTCGTTCGCGCAGAACGTGGAGCTGGAGTACGGCCGCAACAAGGAGCGCTACCAGTTCCTGCGCTGGGGCCAGACCGCGTTCGACGAGTTCAAGGTCGTCCCGCCCGGCACCGGCATCGTCCACCAGGTCAACATCGAGCACCTGGCCCGTACGGTCATGGTCCGGGGCGGCCAGGCGTACCCCGACACCCTCGTCGGCACCGACTCGCACACCACCATGGTCAACGGCCTCGGTGTGCTGGGCTGGGGCGTCGGCGGGATCGAGGCCGAGGCGGCCATGCTCGGCCAGCCCGTCTCGATGCTCATCCCGCGCGTCGTCGGCTTCAAGCTGACCGGCGAGCTGACCCCGGGCACCACCGCCACGGACCTCGTCCTCACCATCACCGAGATGCTGCGCAAGCACGGCGTCGTCGGCAAGTTCGTGGAGTTCTACGGGGAGGGCGTCGCCGCCACCTCGCTGGCCAACCGCGCCACCATCGGCAACATGTCGCCGGAGTTCGGCTCCACCGCCGCGATCTTCCCGATCGACGACGAGACCATCAAGTACCTGAAGCTCACCGGCCGTTCCGACCAGCAGGTCGCGCTGGTCGAGGCGTACGCCAAGGAGCAGGGCCTCTGGCTGGACCCGGCCGCCGAGCCCGACTTCTCCGAGCGTCTTGAGCTCGACCTCTCCACGGTCGTCCCCTCGATCGCCGGCCCCAAGCGCCCGCAGGACCGCATCGTCCTCGCCGACGCCAAGGCCCAGTTCGCCCACGACGTGAAGAACTACGTCACGGACGACGAGGAGGCGGGCAAGGAGTCCTTCCCGGCCTCGGACTCCCCGGCCAGCAGCAACGGCGTGCCCACCAAGCCGACCCTGGTCACCACCCCGGACGGCTCGACGTACGAGATCGACCACGGCGCGGTCACCGTCGCCGCGATCACCTCCTGCACCAACACGTCGAACCCGTACGTGATGGTCGCCGCCGCGCTCGTCGCCAAGAAGGCCGTCGAGAAGGGCCTGACCCGCAAGCCGTGGGTCAAGACCACCCTCGCCCCCGGCTCCAAGGTCGTCACCGACTACTTCGACAAGGCCGGCCTCACGCCGTACCTCGACAAGCTCGGCTTCAACCTGGTCGGTTACGGCTGCACGACCTGCATCGGCAACTCGGGCCCGCTGGACGAGGAGATCTCGAAGGCGGTCAACGAGGCCGACCTCGCCGTCGCGGCCGTGCTCTCGGGCAACCGCAACTTCGAGGGCCGTATCAACCCCGACGTCAAGATGAACTACCTGGCCTCCCCGCCGCTGGTCGTCGCCTACGCCATCGCGGGCTCCATGAAGGTGGACATCACCCGGGACGCGATCGGCACCGACCAGGACGGCAAGCCGGTCCACCTGGAGGACATCTGGCCCACCGAGGCCGAGGTCAACGAGGTGGTCGCCTCCGCGATCGGCCAGGACATGTTCACCGACTCGTACAAGGACGTCTTCGCGGGCGACGCGCAGTGGAAGGCGCTGTCCATCCCCACCGGCAACACCTTCGAGTGGGACCCGCAGTCCACGTACGTCCGCAAGCCCCCCTACTTCGACGGCATGACGATGGAGACGACCCCGGTCGCCGACATCGCGGGCGCGCGGGTGCTTGCCAAGCTGGGCGACTCGGTCACCACCGACCACATCTCCCCGGCCGGCGCGATCAAGGCCGACACCCCGGCCGGCAAGTACCTTACGGAACACAGCGTCGAGCGCCGCGACTTCAACTCGTACGGCTCCCGCCGGGGCAACCACGAGGTCATGATCCGCGGCACGTTCGCCAACATCCGCCTGCGCAACCAGATCGCGCCGGGCACCGAGGGCGGCTACACCCGCGACTTCACCGCCGAGGGCGGCCCGGTCTCCTTCATCTACGACGCCTCGCAGAACTACCAGGCCGCCGGCGTCCCGCTGGTCGTCCTGGCGGGCAAGGAGTACGGCTCGGGCTCGTCCCGCGACTGGGCCGCGAAGGGCACCGCGCTGCTCGGTGTGAAGGCCGTCATCGCCGAGTCGTACGAGCGCATCCACCGCTCGAACCTGATCGGCATGGGCGTGCTCCCGCTCCAGTACCCGGAAGGCGCCTCGGCGGTGACCCTCGGGCTGACCGGTGAGGAGACCTTCTCCTTCACCGGCGTGACCGAGCTGAACAACGGCACCACCCCGCGCACGGTCAAGGTCACCACGGACACGGGCGTCGAGTTCGACGCGGTCGTCCGTATCGACACCCCCGGCGAGGCGGACTACTACCGCAACGGCGGCATCATGCAGTACGTGCTCCGCAGCCTGATCCGCAAGTAG
- a CDS encoding histidine phosphatase family protein, giving the protein MTTREPTLTSTPTPTTLFLSRHGETVWHAENRYAGISDIDLTPLGAEQAEALGRWAADAALDAIVTSPLSRARRTAAPAARTTGLRPVAEPDLLELDFGIAEGRTLTELEAVHPREVEAFRRDPAAHPLPGGEDPEAAATRGATALLRLATTHPGGRILVVAHNTLFRLVLCHLLSIPKSDYRRTLPGLRNCAVTELRVTADQTSLISYNVPT; this is encoded by the coding sequence ATGACCACCCGCGAGCCGACCCTCACCTCGACCCCCACCCCCACCACGCTCTTCCTGTCCCGCCACGGGGAGACGGTCTGGCACGCGGAGAACCGCTACGCCGGGATCAGCGACATCGACCTGACCCCTCTGGGGGCCGAGCAGGCAGAGGCACTGGGCAGATGGGCCGCCGACGCGGCCCTGGACGCGATCGTCACGTCCCCCCTGTCCCGCGCCCGCCGCACGGCGGCCCCGGCGGCCCGCACGACCGGACTACGCCCCGTAGCCGAACCGGACCTGCTGGAACTCGACTTCGGAATCGCGGAGGGCCGGACGCTCACCGAACTGGAAGCCGTCCACCCCCGCGAGGTCGAGGCCTTCCGCCGCGACCCGGCCGCGCACCCGCTACCGGGCGGAGAGGACCCCGAGGCCGCCGCCACCCGAGGCGCGACAGCACTCCTCCGCCTCGCGACCACCCACCCGGGCGGCCGGATCCTGGTGGTGGCCCACAACACGCTCTTCCGCCTGGTCCTCTGCCACCTGCTGTCCATCCCGAAGAGCGACTACCGCCGGACCCTCCCGGGCCTGCGCAACTGCGCCGTCACCGAACTCCGCGTAACGGCCGACCAGACGTCCCTGATCTCGTACAACGTCCCGACCTGA
- a CDS encoding FGGY-family carbohydrate kinase, producing the protein MFVGLDMGTSVAKAAAFAEDGTALRVESTPISLGGRGERVEQDLEEVVRAAAHVLAAVTDGKSPELVAMTGQGDGLWLVDAGGRAVRPAMSWMDGRAGDLVAGWMEDGTAERVYRRTGNVLFPGSPGPLLAWLDRNEPESLETATTAACCKDVLHLRLTGERGTDLSDASVPFLDPRTRAYSPEALAALGVAGRADLLPPIAATLPYGKADGRTPGLPAGTPVTSGPYDLPATAIGAGVTEPGDGLLIVGTTLACQVVVESVAFDAEPVGFHLATARPDRHMRALPAMTGTVALDWVLGLVGATHDQVSGMLDESPRGANGVAALPYLSPSGERAPFVDPTARAEFTGLDLRASRADLVRGMCEAIALAARHCLDAAGLTGELAIAGGGTRSLAWLRLFADVLGRPLRVARGPEPGARGAVLSGVAARGGELGHDLDVAAWTAPEVVVDPDPAAVAFYDSAYVDYLFRVANARERWRGPAEGRRG; encoded by the coding sequence GTGTTCGTCGGACTGGACATGGGAACCTCGGTCGCCAAGGCGGCGGCCTTCGCGGAGGACGGCACCGCGCTGCGGGTCGAGTCCACACCGATCTCGCTCGGCGGCCGGGGCGAGCGGGTCGAGCAGGATCTCGAAGAGGTGGTACGGGCCGCCGCCCACGTCCTCGCGGCGGTGACCGACGGCAAATCGCCGGAGCTGGTCGCCATGACCGGCCAGGGCGACGGGCTGTGGCTGGTGGACGCCGGGGGACGGGCCGTACGCCCCGCGATGTCGTGGATGGACGGCCGGGCCGGGGACCTGGTGGCGGGGTGGATGGAGGACGGTACGGCGGAGCGTGTGTACCGGCGGACGGGGAACGTCCTGTTCCCCGGCTCCCCCGGGCCGCTCCTGGCCTGGCTGGACCGTAACGAACCGGAGTCCTTGGAGACGGCCACGACCGCCGCGTGCTGCAAGGACGTCCTCCATCTGCGGCTGACGGGCGAGCGCGGGACCGATCTCTCGGACGCGTCGGTCCCTTTCCTCGACCCGCGCACCCGCGCATACTCCCCCGAGGCGCTCGCGGCCCTGGGGGTGGCGGGTCGGGCGGACCTGCTGCCGCCGATCGCGGCGACCCTGCCGTACGGGAAGGCGGACGGCCGTACGCCGGGGCTGCCCGCGGGCACGCCGGTCACGTCAGGACCGTACGACCTGCCCGCGACGGCGATCGGCGCGGGGGTGACGGAGCCGGGTGACGGTCTGCTGATCGTCGGTACGACGCTGGCGTGCCAGGTGGTCGTGGAGAGCGTCGCGTTCGACGCGGAGCCGGTGGGGTTCCATCTCGCCACGGCCAGGCCCGACCGCCATATGAGGGCCCTGCCCGCGATGACCGGCACGGTCGCGCTGGACTGGGTGCTGGGGCTGGTGGGCGCCACGCACGACCAGGTGTCGGGGATGCTGGACGAGTCGCCGCGCGGCGCGAACGGCGTGGCCGCGCTGCCGTACCTCTCGCCGTCCGGTGAGCGCGCCCCGTTCGTGGACCCCACCGCACGCGCGGAGTTCACCGGTCTGGACCTGCGGGCGTCCCGCGCGGATCTGGTACGGGGCATGTGCGAGGCGATCGCTCTCGCGGCGCGGCACTGTCTGGACGCGGCGGGGCTCACCGGCGAACTGGCCATCGCCGGCGGCGGCACCCGCAGCCTGGCGTGGCTGCGGCTGTTCGCCGACGTGCTGGGCCGCCCGCTGCGGGTGGCCCGGGGACCGGAGCCGGGCGCGCGGGGCGCCGTCCTGTCCGGAGTCGCGGCGCGGGGAGGGGAATTGGGCCACGACCTCGACGTGGCGGCGTGGACGGCACCGGAGGTGGTGGTGGACCCGGACCCGGCGGCTGTCGCGTTCTACGACAGCGCGTATGTGGACTACCTGTTCCGGGTCGCGAACGCGCGGGAACGCTGGCGGGGGCCGGCCGAGGGCCGGCGGGGGTGA
- a CDS encoding DinB family protein, with the protein MTSTPDGRLVPPVRAGERAMLEAWLDFHRATLALKCSGLEDDQLRLASAPPSPMTLLGLLQHMAEVERNWFQRMFAGRDVPPVFGKSNVDGFALEDGRGLDEVVAVWRTEIRRGRELVAAASLDDSGRLSEEEAGHVGGEEVSLRWIMVHMIEEYARHNGHADLIRERVDGVAGL; encoded by the coding sequence ATGACTTCGACACCGGACGGACGCCTGGTCCCACCCGTGCGCGCCGGCGAGCGCGCCATGCTGGAAGCGTGGCTCGACTTCCACCGTGCGACTCTCGCCCTGAAGTGCTCGGGCCTGGAGGACGATCAATTACGGCTGGCCTCGGCCCCGCCGTCGCCGATGACCCTGCTGGGCCTCCTCCAGCACATGGCCGAGGTGGAACGTAACTGGTTCCAGCGTATGTTCGCCGGCCGGGACGTGCCCCCGGTCTTCGGTAAGAGCAACGTCGACGGCTTCGCGTTGGAGGACGGCCGAGGGCTCGACGAGGTGGTGGCGGTCTGGCGGACGGAGATCCGTCGGGGGCGTGAACTCGTCGCCGCCGCCTCGCTGGACGACTCCGGCCGTCTGTCCGAGGAGGAAGCCGGCCACGTGGGCGGCGAAGAGGTCTCGCTGCGCTGGATCATGGTCCACATGATCGAGGAGTACGCACGTCACAACGGCCATGCCGACCTGATCCGGGAGCGCGTCGACGGTGTCGCCGGGCTGTGA
- a CDS encoding carbohydrate ABC transporter permease has protein sequence MSATTLAGKPERRAEDKRKRRPRYGSYALELGMAAAAVVFLFPVYALLTLALKDPQQIADSPLSLPAPPTLGNFGDAWTSASLASALVNSAVITGFSLLLLVVLGSTGAYYLARTAKGLGYGLYVLFLLGIVLPFQLGMIPLYKLVDNLGWLGTYHGMVLFYTGIQLPFTIFLYTGFIRALPADYAQAALIDGCDHRQAFTRIVFPLLRPITGTVIILNAVFVWNDFFTPLLYLGGSGKETVPVGVFSFVGQYVSDYGLVFAGLVLAALPILLVFLVLQRFVIKGFAGGLKG, from the coding sequence GTGAGCGCCACCACGCTCGCGGGAAAGCCCGAACGACGGGCGGAGGACAAGCGCAAACGCCGTCCCCGATACGGGAGTTACGCCCTCGAACTGGGCATGGCCGCCGCCGCGGTCGTCTTCCTCTTCCCGGTGTACGCGCTGCTGACCCTGGCCCTCAAGGATCCCCAGCAGATCGCCGATTCGCCGCTGTCCCTGCCCGCCCCACCCACCCTGGGCAACTTCGGCGACGCCTGGACGTCCGCGTCCCTCGCCTCCGCCCTGGTGAACAGCGCGGTCATCACCGGGTTCAGCCTGCTGTTGCTCGTCGTCCTCGGCTCCACGGGCGCCTACTACCTCGCCCGGACGGCGAAGGGGCTCGGCTACGGGCTGTACGTCCTGTTCCTGCTGGGGATCGTCCTGCCCTTCCAGCTCGGGATGATCCCGCTGTACAAGCTGGTCGACAACCTGGGCTGGCTGGGGACGTACCACGGCATGGTCCTCTTCTACACCGGCATCCAGCTGCCGTTCACGATCTTCCTCTACACCGGGTTCATCCGCGCGCTGCCCGCGGACTACGCGCAGGCGGCGCTCATCGACGGCTGCGATCACCGGCAGGCGTTCACCCGGATCGTCTTCCCGCTGCTGCGGCCCATCACCGGGACCGTGATCATCCTGAACGCGGTCTTCGTCTGGAACGACTTCTTCACCCCGCTGCTCTACCTGGGCGGCTCGGGGAAGGAGACCGTGCCGGTGGGTGTCTTCTCCTTCGTGGGCCAGTACGTCTCCGACTATGGGCTCGTCTTCGCCGGCCTCGTCCTGGCGGCGCTGCCGATCCTGCTGGTCTTCCTCGTCCTCCAGCGCTTTGTGATCAAGGGGTTCGCGGGTGGCCTCAAGGGCTGA
- a CDS encoding alcohol dehydrogenase catalytic domain-containing protein, producing the protein MALTGRDVNRVVLVSEPGGPFSVTETAVPEPGPGEVRVAVEACGICHSDVSIIEGWLPGTAFPLTPGHEIAGRIEAVGDGVTGVRKGQRVACGYIAGTCGHCEACRSGDTVNCVEAKTPGLSYPGGFADTVVLPVSALSVIPEGLASADAAALACAGLSAFNALRNSVARPGDLVAVQGLGGVGHLAVRIAARMGFETVAVARGREKARLAVDLGADHYIDSTEQDVAQTLTEYGGGYGGAKVVVSTVTDSAATTSALGGLGRRGELVLVGISADDLRISGWELIGGTKKIYGLISGTTLDREEMFRFAVRTGIRPWTEQLPLEEVSTAYARMLAGEARFRMVLTTAA; encoded by the coding sequence ATGGCCCTCACCGGTCGTGATGTGAACCGTGTGGTGCTCGTGTCGGAGCCGGGCGGCCCGTTCAGCGTCACCGAGACCGCCGTACCCGAGCCCGGCCCCGGCGAGGTCCGGGTCGCCGTGGAGGCGTGCGGGATCTGCCATTCGGATGTGTCGATCATCGAGGGGTGGCTGCCGGGCACGGCCTTCCCCCTCACACCGGGCCACGAGATCGCCGGGCGGATCGAGGCGGTGGGTGACGGAGTCACCGGTGTACGGAAGGGGCAGCGCGTCGCGTGCGGCTACATCGCGGGCACCTGTGGGCACTGCGAGGCGTGCCGGTCGGGGGACACGGTGAACTGTGTGGAGGCGAAGACCCCGGGCCTCTCGTACCCCGGCGGTTTCGCCGACACGGTGGTGCTCCCGGTGAGCGCCCTCTCCGTGATCCCTGAGGGGCTGGCGTCGGCCGACGCGGCTGCGCTGGCGTGCGCGGGCCTGAGCGCCTTCAACGCGCTGCGCAACAGCGTGGCCAGGCCGGGGGATCTGGTCGCGGTGCAGGGGCTCGGCGGGGTGGGACACCTGGCGGTGCGGATCGCGGCCCGGATGGGCTTCGAGACGGTGGCGGTCGCGCGGGGCAGGGAGAAGGCCCGGCTCGCGGTGGATCTGGGCGCCGACCACTACATCGACAGTACGGAACAGGACGTCGCGCAGACGCTGACGGAGTACGGCGGCGGGTACGGCGGCGCCAAGGTCGTCGTCTCGACGGTCACCGACTCGGCGGCCACGACGTCGGCCCTGGGCGGGCTGGGCCGCCGGGGCGAGCTGGTCCTCGTCGGGATCTCCGCGGATGATCTGCGGATCAGCGGCTGGGAGCTGATCGGCGGTACGAAGAAGATCTACGGTCTGATCTCGGGGACGACGCTGGACCGCGAGGAGATGTTCCGCTTCGCGGTCAGGACGGGGATCAGGCCGTGGACGGAGCAGCTGCCTCTGGAAGAGGTGAGCACGGCGTACGCGCGGATGCTGGCGGGCGAGGCCCGCTTCCGCATGGTGCTGACCACCGCGGCCTGA
- a CDS encoding DeoR/GlpR family DNA-binding transcription regulator, with protein sequence MSQDKSQLGPAQRRREISDHVLTEGSASAADLAERFGVSPMTIYRDIDELEREGVLRKFRGGVTAQPSGVFESNVAYRKKSMRPEKEALAAKAATLVEPGMSVMIDDSTTALELAKLLPRFEPLTVVTNFLEALNLLSGERGVHLMALGGDYDPLHDSFLGVPCVEAVEALRVDLCFVSTSSVFGDHAFHQEQRIVAVKRAMLAASGRKVLMIDHSKIGRTALYRLAPLSAFDLVLIDDRTPPDVLRSLDESGVRYEIAPT encoded by the coding sequence ATGTCACAGGACAAGAGCCAGCTCGGCCCCGCACAGCGCCGCCGCGAGATCTCCGATCACGTACTGACCGAGGGATCGGCGTCCGCGGCGGACCTGGCGGAGCGGTTCGGCGTGAGTCCGATGACCATCTACCGCGACATCGACGAGCTGGAACGCGAAGGGGTCCTGCGCAAGTTCCGCGGCGGTGTCACCGCCCAGCCCTCGGGGGTGTTCGAGAGCAACGTGGCGTACCGCAAGAAGTCCATGCGGCCGGAGAAGGAGGCCCTCGCCGCGAAGGCCGCCACCCTGGTCGAGCCCGGCATGTCGGTGATGATCGACGACTCGACCACCGCGCTGGAGCTGGCGAAGCTCCTCCCCCGGTTCGAACCGCTCACCGTCGTCACCAACTTCCTGGAGGCGCTGAACCTCCTCTCCGGGGAACGCGGTGTGCATCTGATGGCCCTGGGCGGCGACTACGACCCGCTGCACGACTCCTTCCTCGGCGTGCCGTGTGTCGAGGCGGTCGAGGCGCTGCGCGTCGACCTGTGTTTTGTGTCGACGTCGTCGGTGTTCGGCGACCACGCCTTCCATCAGGAACAGCGCATAGTCGCCGTCAAACGCGCGATGCTCGCGGCCTCCGGCCGTAAGGTGCTGATGATCGACCATTCCAAGATCGGCAGGACCGCGCTGTACCGGCTGGCGCCGCTCTCCGCGTTCGACCTCGTCCTGATCGACGACCGCACCCCGCCGGACGTCCTGCGCTCGCTGGACGAGAGCGGTGTCCGCTACGAGATCGCCCCCACCTGA
- a CDS encoding FGGY-family carbohydrate kinase, producing the protein MTDAHHEDVWLGLDLGTQGVRALAVTDDGRVRGRGSAPLTGHRDGDRHEQLPADWWTAATAALRRTLREVPAARVRGIAVCGTSGTVLLTDAHGTPLTPALMYDDSRAAAEARYAQETCADVWRELGIRIQPSWALAKLLWLTGAHHDGAPGAESAAPTRLRGARVCHQADFVTGRLVGHRVATDSSHALKTGYDLYSRTWPTAAHDRLGLSGLDFPAVVAPGTPLGTVGREAAEATGLAEGTPVLAGMTDGCAAQLGSGAWEVGQWNSVLGTTLVLKGVTASPLHDPAGVVYNHRSPDGNWLPGGASSVGAGVLTRTFPGADLGQLDLGAAAREPASVVAYPLVSRGERFPFLASDAEAFVLGSPADEADHHAALLQGVALAERLCLAYVRMLGASVEGPVTFTGGATRSAYWNQLRADVLGRPAAIPEHTDPALGMAVLAAYGVRGGGRVARGMVRIRTTLEPRQDHHDRFTGPFVTLVDELERRGWLPRETATYARTEG; encoded by the coding sequence GTGACGGACGCACACCACGAGGACGTGTGGCTCGGGCTCGACCTCGGGACGCAGGGCGTCCGCGCCCTGGCCGTCACCGACGACGGGCGGGTACGGGGCCGGGGCTCGGCCCCCCTCACCGGCCACCGCGACGGCGACCGGCACGAACAACTCCCCGCCGACTGGTGGACGGCCGCGACCGCCGCCCTCCGCCGGACCCTCCGCGAGGTCCCCGCCGCCCGGGTGCGGGGGATCGCCGTGTGCGGCACGTCGGGTACCGTCCTGCTCACCGACGCCCACGGCACCCCCCTCACCCCCGCCCTCATGTACGACGACAGCCGGGCGGCGGCGGAGGCGCGGTACGCCCAGGAGACCTGCGCCGACGTGTGGCGGGAGCTGGGGATCCGTATCCAGCCGAGCTGGGCCCTCGCCAAACTCCTCTGGCTCACGGGGGCGCACCACGACGGCGCGCCCGGCGCGGAATCCGCCGCCCCCACCCGACTACGGGGCGCCCGCGTCTGCCATCAGGCCGACTTCGTCACCGGCCGGCTCGTCGGCCACCGCGTGGCCACCGACTCCAGCCACGCCCTCAAGACCGGGTACGACCTGTACTCCCGTACGTGGCCGACCGCCGCCCACGACCGGCTCGGGCTCTCCGGCCTCGACTTCCCCGCCGTGGTGGCGCCCGGCACCCCGCTCGGTACGGTGGGCCGCGAGGCCGCCGAGGCGACGGGCCTCGCCGAGGGCACGCCGGTCCTCGCCGGGATGACGGACGGCTGCGCGGCCCAACTGGGCTCCGGGGCCTGGGAGGTCGGGCAGTGGAACTCCGTCCTCGGCACCACCCTCGTCCTCAAGGGCGTCACCGCCTCCCCTCTCCACGACCCCGCCGGAGTCGTCTACAACCACCGCTCCCCGGACGGGAACTGGCTGCCCGGCGGCGCCTCCAGCGTCGGGGCCGGCGTCCTGACCCGGACGTTCCCCGGCGCCGACCTCGGGCAGCTCGACCTGGGCGCCGCCGCGCGGGAGCCGGCGAGCGTGGTCGCGTACCCCCTGGTCTCCCGTGGCGAACGCTTCCCCTTCCTGGCCTCCGACGCCGAGGCGTTCGTGCTCGGCAGCCCGGCCGACGAGGCCGACCACCACGCGGCGCTGCTCCAGGGCGTCGCCCTGGCCGAACGGCTCTGCCTCGCCTACGTACGGATGCTCGGCGCGTCGGTCGAGGGCCCGGTGACCTTCACCGGCGGCGCGACCCGCAGCGCCTACTGGAACCAGCTGCGCGCGGACGTCCTCGGCCGCCCCGCCGCGATCCCCGAACACACCGACCCGGCGCTCGGCATGGCGGTGCTGGCGGCGTACGGCGTACGGGGCGGCGGCCGGGTCGCCCGGGGCATGGTCCGTATCCGCACGACACTGGAGCCACGCCAGGACCACCACGACCGCTTCACGGGCCCGTTCGTGACGCTGGTGGACGAACTGGAACGCCGAGGCTGGCTCCCGAGGGAAACGGCGACGTACGCGAGGACAGAAGGATGA
- a CDS encoding 2-hydroxyacid dehydrogenase, with protein sequence MKILAAGDHFVAPDLFARELTAEIGDSHTIGELLLPWPLTPFGPVSEVVEASGDEATLLAALDDVRICVTQMAPVTRKVLEGAPELRLVVVGRGGPVNVNLDAAKERGVQVCNTPGRNAAATAEYTVGLLLATMRRIPETSATLAAGRWAGEFYTYDNCGPGLDGARVGLIGCGAVGSRVARALGAFGAHVQVYDPYADPESLREVGTPVADLDELLRTSDVVSLHARLTPETRGLLGARELALLPEGAVVVNCARGALLDEDALCDALESGRLAAAGLDVFAVEPPPAGSRLRSAPRLVMTPHLAGANTAVAHNAARTAAAEVGRFLRGEPLAHRVV encoded by the coding sequence ATGAAGATCCTCGCCGCCGGCGACCATTTTGTCGCCCCCGACCTGTTCGCCCGGGAACTGACCGCCGAGATCGGTGACAGTCATACGATCGGCGAACTGCTCCTCCCCTGGCCCCTGACCCCGTTCGGCCCGGTCTCCGAGGTGGTCGAGGCGTCGGGCGACGAGGCCACGCTCCTGGCCGCGCTCGACGACGTACGGATCTGCGTCACCCAGATGGCCCCGGTGACCAGGAAGGTCCTCGAAGGCGCCCCCGAACTGCGGCTGGTGGTCGTCGGCCGGGGCGGCCCCGTGAACGTCAACCTCGACGCCGCGAAGGAACGCGGGGTCCAGGTCTGCAACACCCCGGGACGCAACGCGGCCGCCACCGCCGAGTACACGGTCGGCCTGCTGCTGGCCACGATGCGCCGTATCCCGGAGACGTCCGCCACGCTCGCCGCCGGCCGGTGGGCGGGTGAGTTCTACACGTACGACAACTGCGGTCCCGGTCTGGACGGCGCGCGGGTCGGGCTCATCGGCTGCGGCGCGGTCGGCAGCCGGGTGGCGCGGGCGCTGGGCGCGTTCGGCGCGCACGTCCAGGTGTACGACCCGTACGCGGACCCGGAGTCGCTGCGCGAGGTGGGCACGCCCGTCGCCGACCTGGACGAGCTGCTGCGTACCTCCGACGTGGTGTCGCTGCACGCCCGGCTCACCCCGGAGACCCGGGGGCTGCTCGGCGCCCGCGAGCTGGCGCTGCTGCCCGAGGGCGCGGTGGTGGTGAACTGCGCGCGGGGCGCGCTGCTGGACGAGGACGCGCTGTGCGACGCGCTGGAGTCGGGGCGGCTGGCGGCGGCCGGGCTCGACGTGTTCGCGGTGGAGCCGCCGCCGGCCGGCTCGCGGCTGCGGTCGGCGCCGCGGCTGGTGATGACCCCTCACCTGGCGGGCGCGAACACGGCGGTCGCGCACAACGCGGCGAGGACGGCCGCCGCCGAAGTGGGCCGGTTCCTGCGCGGCGAGCCTCTCGCCCACCGTGTCGTCTGA